The window ACTCCATCGTCCCCAGATTGTGAAGTGAAACTTTGTGCAACAGGTCAAACCTCCCTGATCGctcccctcctctgtgtcctgatGTCTGCGCTTCTCTTTCCAAAGGTCTGTACCACCGTGAGGAGGGGAGCTCCAATGCAGAGGCCCCAGAGGATGTGTGAGTTGTCATTTGGTATTAATTAATGGATTCATAATGCTCTTGCACCACTACAGCAACTACTCTGTTACACAGTAACTACAAAGTTCAAGTCAGTGAAGGCTACATTTGGTCTATAGTGAGTTAGTTATGCGTCTATAATTTCCTTTTCATCCTAACTCCATCCTGATCTATGACTGATCCGGAGACTTAATCTAAATAAAAGTGGATGGTTCTCCTTCGACAGCCTACGTAGTATACATACTaccaagtatttttttatttttttattttttttgttcactgaaaattaatgataataatttggTTGATTTCCTTTTGTCTGTGGTAAAAATTCTGATAAAACAATTATGTGTATGGctcaggaagccagtggagccGGTCATCTATTGGTTGCATGGTTGGTGGTTCAAGCTCCACCTCCTTTTAAAGTGCTTTCATCTACTACAGATGACAACAGTCTATATTGTGTGCAGTCTATATACAACATACTAATAATGTTTCATGTGGACATGATATCAAATAAAATCTACCCTGATCATGTCAAGAGCATTTATGGACAGATCATTTTGGAGGCACTTGCAGAGATCTAAACTTTTATCCGTTGATATTAAGTTGTTATTGATCTGTTTGAGTTAAAGGCACAAGCTATTTCACAACTCCTGTAACAGGGCTCTCGTCTTTGTTGTTTAGGGTAAACGTGGTGTATGTAGATCGATCTGGCCAGAGGATCCCAGTTAAGGCCAAAGTGGGAGATAATGTTATGTATTTGGCTCACAAGCATGGAATTGAACTAGAAGGTGAGTGTTTACACACTTGAAGTCTTCtcttaaatatttaattaaagcATTTCAAGATGATTATTGCTAATTATTTGTGTATCTGTTTCATTAAGGAGCCTGTGAGGCATCGTTGGCCTGCTCAACATGCCATGTCTATGTGAACGCTGCCCACTTCGACAAACTGCCAGAACCTGAGGAGCAGTAAGTCTACGACTGATCCATCTTCTTAAACCaagacatttaattttcaaCCAATGTGTGCAATTGAGAGAAAGTAAAATCCCTGTTAATATTGACAGATTTGTTTGGTGTTGGTTGTCAGGGAGGATGACATGCTGGACATGGCGCCCATGCTTCAGGAGAACTCCCGGCTGGGATGCCAGATAATTCTCACTCAGGAGATGGATGGCATTGAGCTCACCTTGCCCAAAGTCACTAGAAACTTCTATGTGGATGGCCACGTTCCCAAACCTCACTGAGATGGGACACATCGCACAAGCGACAAAGATGGGTACTGGAGAAAAATGAGAGGGTGTCACTGCGAGCTAGACACTTATGTGCTGGTTGAGTGACGGGGCGACCATGGAGACATGCGCGGCTAGGATATTAAGTCCGTAGCAACTCCTAAGAAGTCTCGCCACCTGACAAATTCCACAGTTAACCAATGACATGACAGTCCTGCAAATGAGATCACACAGTCAGACACTGAGTCTCACTTTAGGTAAAAATTAATGGTTActtccaaaaacaaactgtgatgGTTTAACtgataatgtatttattcatgtggAGCGTTCTCAGGCCAGAAATCAATCAAGTCAATCTCACAAATTGTTCTTTGTAAAGCATTggaggatttaggaaacttcaaGATTGGGTCATCACGGAGCAATTTTTCCATCTTTGTCTTTAAATGGATCATTCCTTGTTACAGCTCATATACGCACAAGTATCACAAGATGATGTTCTTATTGATTTTGGCCAGTCCATCATTTTCACACTGAATCACTTGTCATGTTGTattcatggctttttttttttctttcatttttatgtaCCAGGgtttatttgttgattttgtgAAGACTTTATCAATAAGTTCTCACTGACTATAGTTACTCTAAACTCATAAACCTCATATTTTTTCTCAAGTCGGATACAGAAGAGGAAGCATTTCCTTATAACGATGCGTACCTGGAAGACCAAAGTTCCAGGGTGGGCTCTTAACTAAACAGACTGTTGAAACTTGCATTTGTATTCACTTTAAACATTCAAACCTCATTCAGGTGAATAGTGTTTTGAAAGGTGCGATGGAATATGCATTTGTAAAAGCACTTGCTGTCAGCTGCCAGTGATTATGGCTTGATTAGTTCATCTGCTTCAGGTGTGCTTGGATCCAGACcaggatggagaagagagaagcCGGTTGACATGACAATGACCGTTACTACATCTCCCCTTGTTAAGTCTACTGTAATGTCCAACTTACACACGTGCGTTCGTGAATTCTGTATATCACGTCTTaggaaatacaaatatttgaaGTTGTGcaataaaagttattttaaaaaaaggccttgTACATTGCGCCCATTACCCAGCAAAACGTTGTCCTCAAAGAGGAAAATAACACTTGTATTATCGATTCATCCGAACTCAACTAACCAGAGCTGGTTCACTGCGTGAGCAGCAGGTGACTTGACCAAGTCTCCACCTTTCCACGCAACAAACACCTATAAAAGCCCCATGTGTTGTGGCAGAAagctttgtgctgctgctgcggcctcCAAGTGGACCCGTCGCTCGGTGTGCGCGGCTCTTTTATGCTCCAGCAGGTGTAATCCGACAAACCAAGAACACCTGCGGTCCGAGAGCAGTCGCTCACAGCGACCAGCTCCATCGGGCCGAGCCCCCGGTGAGTCGACACTCCTCATCTTTTGGCCGTCGATCGAGTCTGAGGCGTCCACACACATGTCGACCGAGCGGTCCCTGGTGGAGACGTGCGTGTCCGAGGAGGTCACGACCGGTCAAGCACGTCGATGATGACCGGGGAACTCGCTGTGTGATGGACGTGACTGTTGAACGATCGCAGGCGATGGATGAAAGAAGTTCATGCGATCATTGGATTTATTATCACCGTCGTTCGAtcgattttctttttgattcgTTGGGTCATAGCCGACTCATGTAAACATGAGAGAACACCTTTTCAGGTTATGGACAATGTTCGATCGATGCTCTGTCGTTACACGAACGCGGTGTTAAGGTTGAAGTTAGTTTCATACACTCGACACGTCGACATCGCCTCGATCTGCTTCTGCGCTCGCGACGTTCAAACTCGAGACACCCGCGAAAAGCTTTGGACGTTGTAGAGCGTCACCTGCTCCCCGAGGGTCAGGAACTCGTCTCCCCCGCAGCGACGAGTCCCATCGCACCCGGTGAGTTGAAACAGACGAAGTTACACCGAAGTATTCTCTCTTTTGTCAAGACACAGGCCAAGTCCACGTCCATTGAGAGTGACAGCTCGGGCTGGGGAAGCTTTGAAAGAACAATGCGTATGGCTACAGCGTCCGAAGATATGGGCCCACAGAACACGTTCAGAGAACAATCGCAACTCTTCCCTCCATGTTGTC is drawn from Scophthalmus maximus strain ysfricsl-2021 chromosome 8, ASM2237912v1, whole genome shotgun sequence and contains these coding sequences:
- the fdx2 gene encoding ferredoxin-2, mitochondrial isoform X3, which gives rise to MAAAAAVRSSVGLTLRLSRVKPDCSSCPLYRLKSCATGGASLQRGGSLDRCRTINRHLQTSIGLYHREEGSSNAEAPEDVVNVVYVDRSGQRIPVKAKVGDNVMYLAHKHGIELEGACEASLACSTCHVYVNAAHFDKLPEPEEQFVWCWLSGRMTCWTWRPCFRRTPGWDAR
- the fdx2 gene encoding ferredoxin-2, mitochondrial isoform X2, whose translation is MAAAAAVRSSVGLTLRLSRVKPDCSSCPLYRLKSCATGGASLQRGGSLDRCRTINRHLQTSIGLYHREEGSSNAEAPEDVVNVVYVDRSGQRIPVKAKVGDNVMYLAHKHGIELEGACEASLACSTCHVYVNAAHFDKLPEPEEQEDDMLDMAPMLQENSRLGCQIILTQEMDGIELTLPKVTRNFYVDGHVPKPH